In one Poecilia reticulata strain Guanapo linkage group LG8, Guppy_female_1.0+MT, whole genome shotgun sequence genomic region, the following are encoded:
- the samd9l gene encoding sterile alpha motif domain-containing protein 9-like isoform X2 → MEDLEKSPINWTESDVSAWLRSIGVKEQYIKKLHEEEVDGQTMLALTEDFLKTEICMKSGPAHLIIQKRDALLNSQKNKQVTRGKRSELEQKKSVEGSQTTEEGXEDPVRNRDXSKERQNVQKECVLSSKEDCKPRPFDEDDIDFIYLKHRVLQPESGAFNLISPCHEYKSFATAATLDRTRLQAKFAREVFKFATGCMNIRSNGTIHFGVMDSKENEGYVHGEIIGIPIKEKDIYVDALDLSEKSFRSDKEQVLQCVRPPRFIEVMDRESTEKRYVVEVDIVPLLNIVKNKVYSVRLPNFKEATNKLEFEKEVIFRRVGSKTEPVSDLGDFYQRVKDRDTQRDEAEKKQFLIAPEICQDLGRKLTMLLTSGKKFITKDKWFILVTNKFKSSDLSNIDWLLNMNVFCVFDFDPDSKISGLCSKYLEHHAANMHFLQSYRMPAGMTIKDFTNHLHLFEQTSWIFCNGRSDFKGNEASCDEMTWIKTKMTFLRESVSLICKQILPKGTFQVIFLLTSPVEKPLLHTFYEFFTDMEGHEDIICICDCEKNYHKWQSFAEGSCGKEAVNNSSIVGMKMSHVNATLQHVQPVKAHVKKHLPVFVKGTCLLETQIEEQMYSLEILAVNHCDESTKEFIKEEKGNIEQQFYRGGRVTWLNFWLADHKHVEDVIERDAYHDTSRLLNDVLKFNADQTPVNCINIYHHPGSGGSTVARQVLWHNRKDLRCAVVKSYPASVVAQHAVELREYEEKDPQMCLPVLLLLEDTDKEYIDDLRNELEAAVNIKQIQYGTLCFILLSCRRSHDPERKCKESPLQNVSVTHKLSDQEKRKFAGKRQTLEERYAPSFILTFVLMSEGFSQDYIQDFVKHLLQDIDQKSVVTRLMHYVALLNTYVQNSFISQSHCEALLALTVHLERFRQHAFESLLSDQAKLVFLHLRDDKTHIESIRIIHPLVAKEILQQLLGGKQTQSRLAMNLLCEKVLFEHRFGREEYLTFLRHLFLRRSRISKGDECDSFFSPLIEHVCDIEKNPNKAIELLKEAFECFNQDPFFAQQLARLHYTYEKFEEAKHWAETAAKQLPNNSYILDTKGQVYRKWFQAKCKAIESESKPKTAQDTVDAVGTALKALECFQECERAANAEMEDVNSSGFFSEVEVGCSLLKLISSLQVFANRTNGHAECMKYLLTDYIPEELDRAWEPFHGRLKKLHKTMQDALEWISEDLSYFQTDIGDEEEIPERPEEKISHPLTWLAKKSAEYGKYFSEADSAMLLKKCQTIESKFTPFQKRMIIYHLGGGNIISILSKLTDQKDAVRRLEHILTLYPSNPLKVKFTQRDIVNYIAAHISLNCLSPQPQKADPLKELQALCRQFPTDKRKCFPSALFLLTMLFWPEDRDTDQERESKYEIVQSAVEHLEKGYWAKIKDIPQRKRRIYTHFYLGNGNGLDKFVHKRKFDKITKGFSVSEKRLKWFSGEAWKSPEIATMLKRVSGWTEDRVVYLEGPQKKKFNILPLFVPSVPHGNENITFYLGFTFRGPVACNILVKK, encoded by the exons ATGG AAGACCTTGAGAAGTCACCTATAAACTGGACTGAGTCCGATGTAAGTGCCTGGCTACGGTCGATTGGGGTGAAGGagcaatatataaaaaagctcCAYGAAGAGGAAGTAGATGGACAAACCATGCTTGCTCTGACAgaggactttttaaaaacagagatttGCATGAAATCGGGACCTGCTCATTTGATTATCCAAAAAAGAGATGCACTGCTTAACTCTCAGAAGAACAAACAAGTCACTAGAGGCAAAAGGTCTGAGttggagcaaaaaaaatcagtggaaGGTTCTCAAACAACGGAGGAAGGTTSTGAAGATCCTGTGAGAAACAGAGACRTTTCTAAAGAGAgacaaaatgttcagaaagAATGTGTGTTGTCTTCAAAGGAGGACTGCAAACCAAGACCGTTTGATGAAGACGACATTGATTTTATCTACTTAAAGCACAGAGTCCTCCAACCTGAATCAGGGGCTTTCAATTTAATATCTCCTTGCCATGAATACAAGTCTTTTGCAACAGCTGCCACACTGGACCGTACAAGACTCCAAGCAAAGTTTGCCAGGGAAGTTTTTAAATTYGCTACTGGTTGCATGAATATCAGATCAAATGGCACCATACATTTTGGCGTGATGGACAGCAAGGAGAATGAAGGATATGTGCATGGGGAGATAATTGGGATTCCCATAAAAGAAAAGGACATCTATGTAGATGCTTTGGACCTCAGTGAAAAAAGTTTCCGCTCTGACAAGGAGCAAGTACTTCAGTGTGTGCGGCCGCCAAGGTTCATTGAGGTTATGGATCGAGAAAGTACAGAAAAGAGATATGTGGTGGAGGTAGACATTGTGCCTTTATTAAACATTGTGAAGAACAAGGTGTATTCAGTGCGCCTGCCAAATTTTAAAGAGGCGACTAACAAATTAGAGTTTGAGAAAGAAGTGATTTTTCGAAGGGTTGGCTCAAAGACCGAGCCGGTGAGTGACTTAGGGGATTTCTACCAGAGAGTCAAGGATCGAGACACACAAAGAGACGAAGCAGAGAAAAAGCAGTTTCTCATTGCTCCAGAGATCTGCCAAGATCTTGGAAGGAAGCTCACAATGCTCCTGACCAGTGGAAAGAAATTYATTACAAAGGACAAATGGTTCATACTTGTcacaaacaaattcaaatcCAGCGACCTCAGTAATATCGACTGGCTGCTCAACATGAATGTGTTctgtgtatttgactttgacCCAGATTCAAAGATATCAGGTCTGTGCAGCAAGTACCTTGAGCACCATGCTGCAAACATGCATTTTCTGCAGAGCTACAGAATGCCTGCTGGTATGACCATAAAGGATTTCACTAACCACCTGCATCTGTTTGAGCAGACTAGCTGGATTTTTTGCAATGGTCGCTCCGATTTCAAAGGGAATGAAGCTTCATGTGATGAAATGACCTGgattaagacaaaaatgactttcCTGCGGGAATCTGTGTCTCTAATCTGCAAACAAATCCTCCCAAAAGGCACATTTCAAGTAATTTTTCTGCTAACATCTCCTGTAGAAAAGCCACTCCTGCACACGTTTTATGAGTTTTTCACAGACATGGAAGGTCATGAGGACATAATCTGCATCTGTGACTGTGAAAAAAACTACCACAAGTGGCAAAGCTTTGCAGAGGGTTCCTGTGGAAAAGAAGCTGTTAACAACTCGAGCATTGTTGGGATGAAGATGAGTCATGTGAATGCAACCTTACAGCATGTACAGCCCGTCAAAGCACACGTCAAGAAACACCTGCCTGTCTTTGTGAAAGGGACATGTCTTCTTGAAACACAGATAGAAGAGCAAATGTACTCCCTGGAAATTCTCGCCGTCAACCATTGTGATGAAAGCACCAAAGAATTCATCAAGGAGGAGAAAGGAAACATTGAACAGCAGTTTTACCGAGGTGGGAGAGTCACCTGGCTCAATTTCTGGCTTGCTGACCACAAGCATGTCGAAGACGTGATTGAAAGAGATGCTTACCATGACACATCCCGACTTCTTAATGATGTCTTGAAATTCAATGCTGATCAAACTCCTGTAAACTGTATAAACATTTACCATCACCCAGGAAGTGGTGGTAGCACTGTGGCAAGACAGGTGTTGTGGCACAACAGGAAGGATCTGAGGTGTGCAGTTGTGAAGTCTTATCCAGCCTCTGTAGTTGCTCAGCATGCTGTAGAGCTAAGAGAATATGAAGAAAAAGATCCACAGATGTGCCTCCCTGTGCTGCTTCTTCTTGAAGACACTGACAAGGAATACATAGATGATCTGAGGAATGAACTAGAGGCTGCTGTGAATATCAAACAAATCCAATATGGAACCCTTTGTTTCATCTTGTTGAGCTGCAGACGTTCCCACGACCCAGAGAGGAAATGCAAAGAGTCTCCACTACAGAATGTGTCTGTAACCCACAAACTGTCTGATCAGGAAAAGAGAAAGTTTGCTGGTAAGCGACAAACTCTCGAGGAACGCTATGCACcttcattcattttaacatttgttttgatgAGTGAAGGATTCTCCCAAGATTACATTCAAGactttgtgaaacatttacttCAGGATATTGATCAAAAATCTGTTGTRACTCGTCTCATGCATTATGTTGCTTTGCTGAACACGTATGTTCAAAACTCTTTCATCTCTCAGTCTCAYTGTGAAGCTTTGCTCGCCTTAACCGTTCACCTAGAGAGGTTCCGTCAGCATGCATTTGAGAGTTTACTCAGTGATCARGCCAAGCTGGTGTTCTTGCATCTCAGAGATGACAAGACACACATTGAATCAATCAGAATCATCCACCCCCTTGTTGCAAAAGAAATTCTGCAACAACTTCTGGGGGGCAAACARACCCAAAGCAGACTGGCAATGAATTTGCTCTGTGAGAAGGTGCTTTTTGAGCACCGATTTGGAAGGGAGGagtatttgacatttttaagacaTCTCTTCCTAAGACGGTCCAGAATCAGTAAAGGGGATGAATGTGATAGTTTCTTCTCTCCCCTTATTGAGCATGTGTGTGACATTGAGAAAAACCCCAACAAAGCAATTGAGTTGTTAAAAGAAGCCTTCGAGTGTTTCAATCAAGATCCATTCTTTGCTCAACAGCTTGCTCGACTTCATTACACCTATGAGAAGTTTGAAGAGGCAAAACACTGGGCGGAAACAGCGGCTAAGCAGTTGCCCAATAACTCATACATACTAGACACAAAAGGTcaggtgtacagaaaatggttCCAAGCAAAATGCAAAGCAATAGAAAGTGAGAGCAAACCAAAGACGGCCCAAGATACAGTGGATGCAGTGGGGACTGCCCTGAAAGCCCTCGAGTGCTTTCAAGAATGTGAGAGGGCAGCCAATGCAGAGATGGAAGATGTTAATAgctctgggtttttttctgagGTCGAAGTTGGATGCAGCCTTCTCAAACTGATCTCCTCTCTTCAAGTSTTTGCAAACCGAACCAACGGCCACGCTGAATGTATGAAGTACTTGYTAACAGATTACATCCCAGAGGAACTCGACCGTGCCTGGGAACCATTTCATGGCCGTTTGAAGAAACTTCACAAAACAATGCAAGACGCCTTGGAATGGATTTCAGAGGACCTCAGCTACTTCCAGACAGACATTGGAGATGAAGAGGAGATCCCTGAAAGAcctgaagaaaaaataagtcaTCCACTCACATGGCTGGCAAAGAAATCTGCTGAATATGGCAAGTACTTCAGTGAAGCAGATTCTGCTATGCTTCTGAAAAAATGCCAGACAATTGAAAGCAAATTTACACCTTTTCAGAAACGCATGATTATCTATCATCTTGGGGGAGGGAACATCATATCGATCCTCTCAAAACTAACTGACCAAAAGGATGCAGTACGTCGTTTGGAGCATATCCTTACTCTTTACCCCAGCAACCCATTAAAGGTCAAATTTACGCAAAGGGACATTGTCAATTACATAGCAGCACACATTTCCCTAAACTGTCTGTCCCCTCAACCACAAAAAGCAGACCCGCTGAAAGAGCTACAGGCTCTTTGTCGCCAATTTCCAACTgataaaaggaaatgttttccaAGTGCCTTGTTCTTGCTTACCATGCTGTTCTGGCCTGAGGATCGTGATACAGACcaagagagagaaagcaaatATGAGATTGTGCAGTCGGCAGTTGAACACCTTGAGAAAGGCTACTGGGCCAAGATAAAAGACATTCCCCAGCGGAAAAGAAGGATCTACACCCATTTTTACTTGGGAAACGGGAATGGGCTGGATAAATTTGTCCACAAGAGAAAGTTTGACAAAATCACCAAGGGGTTCTCWGTCTCTGAGAAGCGCCTGAAGTGGTTCAGCGGTGAGGCATGGAAAAGTCCTGAAATTGCCACCATGCTGAAACGTGTTTCTGGATGGACGGAGGACAGGGTGGTGTACCTTGAGGGCCCCCAGAAAAAGAAGTTTAATATCCTGCCTCTCTTTGTGCCTTCGGTGCCTCATGGTAATGAAAACATTACCTTCTACCTGGGATTCACCTTTAGAGGTCCCGTTGCATGCAACATTCTTGTCAAAAAGTAG
- the samd9l gene encoding sterile alpha motif domain-containing protein 9-like isoform X1, producing MAEDLEKSPINWTESDVSAWLRSIGVKEQYIKKLHEEEVDGQTMLALTEDFLKTEICMKSGPAHLIIQKRDALLNSQKNKQVTRGKRSELEQKKSVEGSQTTEEGXEDPVRNRDXSKERQNVQKECVLSSKEDCKPRPFDEDDIDFIYLKHRVLQPESGAFNLISPCHEYKSFATAATLDRTRLQAKFAREVFKFATGCMNIRSNGTIHFGVMDSKENEGYVHGEIIGIPIKEKDIYVDALDLSEKSFRSDKEQVLQCVRPPRFIEVMDRESTEKRYVVEVDIVPLLNIVKNKVYSVRLPNFKEATNKLEFEKEVIFRRVGSKTEPVSDLGDFYQRVKDRDTQRDEAEKKQFLIAPEICQDLGRKLTMLLTSGKKFITKDKWFILVTNKFKSSDLSNIDWLLNMNVFCVFDFDPDSKISGLCSKYLEHHAANMHFLQSYRMPAGMTIKDFTNHLHLFEQTSWIFCNGRSDFKGNEASCDEMTWIKTKMTFLRESVSLICKQILPKGTFQVIFLLTSPVEKPLLHTFYEFFTDMEGHEDIICICDCEKNYHKWQSFAEGSCGKEAVNNSSIVGMKMSHVNATLQHVQPVKAHVKKHLPVFVKGTCLLETQIEEQMYSLEILAVNHCDESTKEFIKEEKGNIEQQFYRGGRVTWLNFWLADHKHVEDVIERDAYHDTSRLLNDVLKFNADQTPVNCINIYHHPGSGGSTVARQVLWHNRKDLRCAVVKSYPASVVAQHAVELREYEEKDPQMCLPVLLLLEDTDKEYIDDLRNELEAAVNIKQIQYGTLCFILLSCRRSHDPERKCKESPLQNVSVTHKLSDQEKRKFAGKRQTLEERYAPSFILTFVLMSEGFSQDYIQDFVKHLLQDIDQKSVVTRLMHYVALLNTYVQNSFISQSHCEALLALTVHLERFRQHAFESLLSDQAKLVFLHLRDDKTHIESIRIIHPLVAKEILQQLLGGKQTQSRLAMNLLCEKVLFEHRFGREEYLTFLRHLFLRRSRISKGDECDSFFSPLIEHVCDIEKNPNKAIELLKEAFECFNQDPFFAQQLARLHYTYEKFEEAKHWAETAAKQLPNNSYILDTKGQVYRKWFQAKCKAIESESKPKTAQDTVDAVGTALKALECFQECERAANAEMEDVNSSGFFSEVEVGCSLLKLISSLQVFANRTNGHAECMKYLLTDYIPEELDRAWEPFHGRLKKLHKTMQDALEWISEDLSYFQTDIGDEEEIPERPEEKISHPLTWLAKKSAEYGKYFSEADSAMLLKKCQTIESKFTPFQKRMIIYHLGGGNIISILSKLTDQKDAVRRLEHILTLYPSNPLKVKFTQRDIVNYIAAHISLNCLSPQPQKADPLKELQALCRQFPTDKRKCFPSALFLLTMLFWPEDRDTDQERESKYEIVQSAVEHLEKGYWAKIKDIPQRKRRIYTHFYLGNGNGLDKFVHKRKFDKITKGFSVSEKRLKWFSGEAWKSPEIATMLKRVSGWTEDRVVYLEGPQKKKFNILPLFVPSVPHGNENITFYLGFTFRGPVACNILVKK from the exons ATGG CAGAAGACCTTGAGAAGTCACCTATAAACTGGACTGAGTCCGATGTAAGTGCCTGGCTACGGTCGATTGGGGTGAAGGagcaatatataaaaaagctcCAYGAAGAGGAAGTAGATGGACAAACCATGCTTGCTCTGACAgaggactttttaaaaacagagatttGCATGAAATCGGGACCTGCTCATTTGATTATCCAAAAAAGAGATGCACTGCTTAACTCTCAGAAGAACAAACAAGTCACTAGAGGCAAAAGGTCTGAGttggagcaaaaaaaatcagtggaaGGTTCTCAAACAACGGAGGAAGGTTSTGAAGATCCTGTGAGAAACAGAGACRTTTCTAAAGAGAgacaaaatgttcagaaagAATGTGTGTTGTCTTCAAAGGAGGACTGCAAACCAAGACCGTTTGATGAAGACGACATTGATTTTATCTACTTAAAGCACAGAGTCCTCCAACCTGAATCAGGGGCTTTCAATTTAATATCTCCTTGCCATGAATACAAGTCTTTTGCAACAGCTGCCACACTGGACCGTACAAGACTCCAAGCAAAGTTTGCCAGGGAAGTTTTTAAATTYGCTACTGGTTGCATGAATATCAGATCAAATGGCACCATACATTTTGGCGTGATGGACAGCAAGGAGAATGAAGGATATGTGCATGGGGAGATAATTGGGATTCCCATAAAAGAAAAGGACATCTATGTAGATGCTTTGGACCTCAGTGAAAAAAGTTTCCGCTCTGACAAGGAGCAAGTACTTCAGTGTGTGCGGCCGCCAAGGTTCATTGAGGTTATGGATCGAGAAAGTACAGAAAAGAGATATGTGGTGGAGGTAGACATTGTGCCTTTATTAAACATTGTGAAGAACAAGGTGTATTCAGTGCGCCTGCCAAATTTTAAAGAGGCGACTAACAAATTAGAGTTTGAGAAAGAAGTGATTTTTCGAAGGGTTGGCTCAAAGACCGAGCCGGTGAGTGACTTAGGGGATTTCTACCAGAGAGTCAAGGATCGAGACACACAAAGAGACGAAGCAGAGAAAAAGCAGTTTCTCATTGCTCCAGAGATCTGCCAAGATCTTGGAAGGAAGCTCACAATGCTCCTGACCAGTGGAAAGAAATTYATTACAAAGGACAAATGGTTCATACTTGTcacaaacaaattcaaatcCAGCGACCTCAGTAATATCGACTGGCTGCTCAACATGAATGTGTTctgtgtatttgactttgacCCAGATTCAAAGATATCAGGTCTGTGCAGCAAGTACCTTGAGCACCATGCTGCAAACATGCATTTTCTGCAGAGCTACAGAATGCCTGCTGGTATGACCATAAAGGATTTCACTAACCACCTGCATCTGTTTGAGCAGACTAGCTGGATTTTTTGCAATGGTCGCTCCGATTTCAAAGGGAATGAAGCTTCATGTGATGAAATGACCTGgattaagacaaaaatgactttcCTGCGGGAATCTGTGTCTCTAATCTGCAAACAAATCCTCCCAAAAGGCACATTTCAAGTAATTTTTCTGCTAACATCTCCTGTAGAAAAGCCACTCCTGCACACGTTTTATGAGTTTTTCACAGACATGGAAGGTCATGAGGACATAATCTGCATCTGTGACTGTGAAAAAAACTACCACAAGTGGCAAAGCTTTGCAGAGGGTTCCTGTGGAAAAGAAGCTGTTAACAACTCGAGCATTGTTGGGATGAAGATGAGTCATGTGAATGCAACCTTACAGCATGTACAGCCCGTCAAAGCACACGTCAAGAAACACCTGCCTGTCTTTGTGAAAGGGACATGTCTTCTTGAAACACAGATAGAAGAGCAAATGTACTCCCTGGAAATTCTCGCCGTCAACCATTGTGATGAAAGCACCAAAGAATTCATCAAGGAGGAGAAAGGAAACATTGAACAGCAGTTTTACCGAGGTGGGAGAGTCACCTGGCTCAATTTCTGGCTTGCTGACCACAAGCATGTCGAAGACGTGATTGAAAGAGATGCTTACCATGACACATCCCGACTTCTTAATGATGTCTTGAAATTCAATGCTGATCAAACTCCTGTAAACTGTATAAACATTTACCATCACCCAGGAAGTGGTGGTAGCACTGTGGCAAGACAGGTGTTGTGGCACAACAGGAAGGATCTGAGGTGTGCAGTTGTGAAGTCTTATCCAGCCTCTGTAGTTGCTCAGCATGCTGTAGAGCTAAGAGAATATGAAGAAAAAGATCCACAGATGTGCCTCCCTGTGCTGCTTCTTCTTGAAGACACTGACAAGGAATACATAGATGATCTGAGGAATGAACTAGAGGCTGCTGTGAATATCAAACAAATCCAATATGGAACCCTTTGTTTCATCTTGTTGAGCTGCAGACGTTCCCACGACCCAGAGAGGAAATGCAAAGAGTCTCCACTACAGAATGTGTCTGTAACCCACAAACTGTCTGATCAGGAAAAGAGAAAGTTTGCTGGTAAGCGACAAACTCTCGAGGAACGCTATGCACcttcattcattttaacatttgttttgatgAGTGAAGGATTCTCCCAAGATTACATTCAAGactttgtgaaacatttacttCAGGATATTGATCAAAAATCTGTTGTRACTCGTCTCATGCATTATGTTGCTTTGCTGAACACGTATGTTCAAAACTCTTTCATCTCTCAGTCTCAYTGTGAAGCTTTGCTCGCCTTAACCGTTCACCTAGAGAGGTTCCGTCAGCATGCATTTGAGAGTTTACTCAGTGATCARGCCAAGCTGGTGTTCTTGCATCTCAGAGATGACAAGACACACATTGAATCAATCAGAATCATCCACCCCCTTGTTGCAAAAGAAATTCTGCAACAACTTCTGGGGGGCAAACARACCCAAAGCAGACTGGCAATGAATTTGCTCTGTGAGAAGGTGCTTTTTGAGCACCGATTTGGAAGGGAGGagtatttgacatttttaagacaTCTCTTCCTAAGACGGTCCAGAATCAGTAAAGGGGATGAATGTGATAGTTTCTTCTCTCCCCTTATTGAGCATGTGTGTGACATTGAGAAAAACCCCAACAAAGCAATTGAGTTGTTAAAAGAAGCCTTCGAGTGTTTCAATCAAGATCCATTCTTTGCTCAACAGCTTGCTCGACTTCATTACACCTATGAGAAGTTTGAAGAGGCAAAACACTGGGCGGAAACAGCGGCTAAGCAGTTGCCCAATAACTCATACATACTAGACACAAAAGGTcaggtgtacagaaaatggttCCAAGCAAAATGCAAAGCAATAGAAAGTGAGAGCAAACCAAAGACGGCCCAAGATACAGTGGATGCAGTGGGGACTGCCCTGAAAGCCCTCGAGTGCTTTCAAGAATGTGAGAGGGCAGCCAATGCAGAGATGGAAGATGTTAATAgctctgggtttttttctgagGTCGAAGTTGGATGCAGCCTTCTCAAACTGATCTCCTCTCTTCAAGTSTTTGCAAACCGAACCAACGGCCACGCTGAATGTATGAAGTACTTGYTAACAGATTACATCCCAGAGGAACTCGACCGTGCCTGGGAACCATTTCATGGCCGTTTGAAGAAACTTCACAAAACAATGCAAGACGCCTTGGAATGGATTTCAGAGGACCTCAGCTACTTCCAGACAGACATTGGAGATGAAGAGGAGATCCCTGAAAGAcctgaagaaaaaataagtcaTCCACTCACATGGCTGGCAAAGAAATCTGCTGAATATGGCAAGTACTTCAGTGAAGCAGATTCTGCTATGCTTCTGAAAAAATGCCAGACAATTGAAAGCAAATTTACACCTTTTCAGAAACGCATGATTATCTATCATCTTGGGGGAGGGAACATCATATCGATCCTCTCAAAACTAACTGACCAAAAGGATGCAGTACGTCGTTTGGAGCATATCCTTACTCTTTACCCCAGCAACCCATTAAAGGTCAAATTTACGCAAAGGGACATTGTCAATTACATAGCAGCACACATTTCCCTAAACTGTCTGTCCCCTCAACCACAAAAAGCAGACCCGCTGAAAGAGCTACAGGCTCTTTGTCGCCAATTTCCAACTgataaaaggaaatgttttccaAGTGCCTTGTTCTTGCTTACCATGCTGTTCTGGCCTGAGGATCGTGATACAGACcaagagagagaaagcaaatATGAGATTGTGCAGTCGGCAGTTGAACACCTTGAGAAAGGCTACTGGGCCAAGATAAAAGACATTCCCCAGCGGAAAAGAAGGATCTACACCCATTTTTACTTGGGAAACGGGAATGGGCTGGATAAATTTGTCCACAAGAGAAAGTTTGACAAAATCACCAAGGGGTTCTCWGTCTCTGAGAAGCGCCTGAAGTGGTTCAGCGGTGAGGCATGGAAAAGTCCTGAAATTGCCACCATGCTGAAACGTGTTTCTGGATGGACGGAGGACAGGGTGGTGTACCTTGAGGGCCCCCAGAAAAAGAAGTTTAATATCCTGCCTCTCTTTGTGCCTTCGGTGCCTCATGGTAATGAAAACATTACCTTCTACCTGGGATTCACCTTTAGAGGTCCCGTTGCATGCAACATTCTTGTCAAAAAGTAG